A region from the Bradyrhizobium erythrophlei genome encodes:
- a CDS encoding molecular chaperone GroEL, translated as MPKIMLHDEAARAALGRGVAKLAKAVRGTLGPKGMNAIMDRPIGTPIISRDGVSIASEIELECPFENMGAQVLREVSKQTNEVAGDGTTTATVLADVLVQDGLKCLAAGTNPVELVEGLELAVTETIAALKRSAKALQGPAGLRAVASIAANDAALGNMVADAFERAGNHGIVAVEFGNTVETTLEIIEGMAFERGYLSHHMVTDIEKMQVVLDNPFILMTDHRIQTGEQLAGVISLIEKSGRPLLIIAEEVAPPVIMQLLARREKNNFKVAAIHPPEFGHWRKAMLEDIAITTGGRVISVDLGGKLEKAELHDLGSARQVRISASKTLITAGGGDQKKVAARREQVMRQYDAAPENIERDKFQERIAKLSGGTAMILAGGATPVEQKRRTQLIEDAINATRAAIEEGIVPGGGVALLRAAPQLDGLIEGLKGGAKQGAELLQRSLSRPFFYIAANAGLNGEVEVTKVAKGLNGHGLDARNGASVDLMKAGIIDPVKVCYSAVRNAASVAGLILTTQTLIAKKPDDYDPTAGPARGGGAELL; from the coding sequence ATGCCGAAAATCATGCTGCATGATGAAGCGGCGCGAGCAGCGCTGGGCAGGGGCGTCGCCAAACTCGCCAAGGCTGTGCGCGGAACATTGGGTCCGAAGGGCATGAACGCGATCATGGACCGGCCGATCGGTACACCGATCATCTCGCGGGACGGCGTCAGCATTGCCAGCGAAATCGAGCTTGAATGCCCGTTCGAGAATATGGGTGCGCAGGTGTTGCGCGAAGTGTCAAAGCAGACCAATGAAGTTGCCGGCGACGGCACGACGACGGCCACGGTCCTGGCCGACGTGCTTGTGCAAGACGGCCTGAAATGCCTCGCCGCAGGGACCAATCCGGTCGAACTGGTCGAAGGGCTCGAACTGGCGGTCACCGAGACCATCGCCGCATTGAAGCGCTCGGCCAAGGCCCTGCAGGGTCCTGCTGGTCTGCGTGCCGTTGCGAGTATTGCGGCCAACGATGCAGCATTAGGAAATATGGTCGCCGATGCCTTTGAGCGGGCGGGCAATCACGGGATTGTCGCAGTGGAATTTGGCAATACCGTTGAGACGACGCTGGAGATCATCGAGGGCATGGCGTTCGAGCGCGGGTATCTCTCGCATCACATGGTCACGGATATAGAGAAGATGCAGGTCGTTCTCGACAATCCGTTCATCCTGATGACCGATCACAGAATTCAGACCGGCGAGCAACTCGCCGGCGTGATCTCGCTTATTGAAAAGAGCGGCCGACCCTTGCTGATCATTGCCGAGGAAGTAGCACCGCCGGTGATTATGCAATTGCTGGCGCGCCGCGAGAAAAACAATTTCAAGGTTGCCGCGATCCATCCGCCCGAATTCGGGCATTGGCGCAAGGCGATGCTCGAGGATATCGCGATTACCACGGGAGGACGCGTGATTTCGGTTGACCTTGGCGGCAAGCTTGAAAAGGCGGAATTGCACGATCTTGGCTCGGCGCGCCAGGTGCGCATTTCGGCCTCGAAGACGCTGATTACGGCGGGCGGTGGCGATCAGAAGAAGGTCGCCGCGCGCCGCGAACAGGTCATGCGCCAATATGATGCAGCCCCGGAAAATATCGAACGCGACAAATTCCAGGAGCGTATCGCAAAGCTGTCCGGTGGCACGGCCATGATCCTTGCGGGCGGTGCAACGCCGGTCGAGCAAAAGCGGCGCACCCAGCTGATCGAGGATGCGATCAATGCGACCCGTGCGGCGATCGAGGAAGGTATCGTGCCGGGTGGCGGTGTTGCTCTGCTCAGAGCAGCACCACAGCTCGACGGCTTGATTGAAGGATTGAAAGGCGGTGCCAAACAGGGAGCGGAACTGCTTCAACGCTCGCTGAGCCGCCCGTTTTTTTATATTGCCGCCAATGCCGGCCTGAACGGTGAAGTCGAGGTAACGAAGGTCGCCAAAGGCCTGAACGGTCACGGGCTTGATGCACGCAATGGTGCATCTGTTGACCTGATGAAGGCCGGCATCATCGATCCGGTCAAGGTCTGCTACAGCGCGGTTCGCAATGCGGCCTCCGTCGCCGGCCTGATCCTGACGACGCAAACGCTGATCGCCAAGAAGCCGGACGACTATGATCCAACGGCGGGACCGGCCCGGGGCGGCGGCGCTGAGTTGCTTTGA
- a CDS encoding metal-sulfur cluster assembly factor, with the protein MKDGAERADRSQHRQNHDRQAEIWACLEGVMDPELDESVTDLNFVSKADVDSENRVHIEFRLPTYWCAANFSFLMADDMRRAVNALDWVEGVSVVLGEHMYADQINAGLAQGLSFQETFGAEADGNLDDLRQTFLVKAFQRRQVALLNHLIGVGYSPQAIVSLTLTELGCLPVDDEGEKLVRRYLERRAVVGLLRGDEPAFVDAKGARVKADGFAAYVSGLRRVGINVEFNGALCRGLLSVRFDLETPFVPKSKASSNTLDSEHVP; encoded by the coding sequence ATGAAAGATGGTGCCGAAAGGGCCGACCGGTCGCAACACCGGCAGAACCATGACAGGCAAGCCGAAATATGGGCTTGCCTGGAAGGCGTGATGGATCCGGAGCTCGACGAGTCGGTTACCGACTTGAACTTTGTCTCAAAAGCCGATGTGGATTCGGAGAATCGCGTCCACATCGAATTCCGTCTGCCGACCTATTGGTGCGCCGCCAATTTCTCGTTCTTGATGGCGGACGACATGCGCCGCGCCGTGAACGCGCTGGACTGGGTCGAGGGCGTCAGTGTCGTGTTGGGTGAGCACATGTATGCCGACCAAATTAACGCGGGTCTTGCTCAAGGACTGTCGTTTCAGGAGACCTTCGGTGCCGAAGCCGATGGCAACCTGGATGATTTGCGTCAAACGTTCCTGGTCAAGGCATTTCAGCGCCGGCAGGTAGCGCTGCTCAACCATCTCATCGGGGTGGGGTACTCGCCCCAAGCGATCGTCAGCTTGACGCTGACGGAGCTTGGTTGCCTGCCGGTCGATGATGAAGGCGAAAAATTGGTGCGACGCTATCTTGAGCGACGGGCTGTCGTTGGGCTGCTGCGTGGCGATGAGCCCGCCTTTGTTGACGCAAAGGGAGCGCGGGTGAAAGCCGACGGCTTTGCCGCCTACGTTTCGGGTCTGAGGCGCGTCGGCATCAACGTCGAATTTAACGGCGCTCTCTGCCGCGGTCTGCTTTCCGTGCGCTTCGATCTCGAAACGCCCTTTGTGCCAAAATCGAAGGCTTCGTCGAACACGCTGGACTCAGAACACGTGCCCTAA
- a CDS encoding amidohydrolase family protein: MYRTAKGEEIFVIDGHTHFWDGSPANQKNIHGKQFIECFYAYHSNLSPPSEKWELEKFEKYDAKTMFDDLFVTGYDDMAILQPTYLTDFYKNGFNTTERNAAMKKSHPDRFILNGAFDPRDGEKGIENLHALSEQHKLKGVKLYTAEWRGESKGYKLTDKASYKYLEAAQKLGIKNIHVHKGPTIIPLNRDAFDVADVDDVATSFQDLNFIVEHCGLPRLDDFCWIATQETNVYAGLAVALPFIHTRPGYFAHVISELLFWVGPDKILYGSDYGIWTPKWLIDKFMAFEIPADVAKETGSVLSMETKAKILGLNAARLYGIDVEAQKKKIRSGGGYAHLPEAVHAPR; the protein is encoded by the coding sequence ATGTACAGGACAGCCAAGGGCGAAGAGATATTCGTCATCGACGGACATACGCATTTCTGGGACGGCAGCCCGGCCAACCAGAAAAACATCCACGGCAAACAGTTCATCGAATGCTTCTATGCCTATCACTCCAATCTCAGTCCGCCGTCGGAGAAGTGGGAATTAGAAAAGTTTGAGAAATACGACGCCAAGACGATGTTCGACGACCTGTTCGTGACCGGCTATGACGACATGGCGATCCTGCAGCCGACCTATCTGACCGATTTCTACAAGAACGGCTTCAACACGACCGAGCGCAACGCGGCAATGAAGAAAAGCCATCCGGATCGCTTCATTCTGAACGGCGCCTTCGATCCACGCGACGGCGAAAAAGGTATCGAGAATTTGCATGCCTTGTCCGAACAGCACAAGCTGAAGGGCGTCAAGCTCTACACCGCCGAATGGCGCGGGGAATCCAAAGGCTACAAGCTGACCGACAAGGCGTCCTACAAATACCTCGAGGCGGCGCAAAAGCTTGGCATCAAGAATATCCACGTTCACAAGGGCCCTACCATCATCCCGCTCAACCGTGATGCGTTCGACGTCGCCGATGTCGATGACGTCGCGACTTCGTTCCAGGATTTGAATTTCATCGTCGAGCATTGCGGCCTGCCGCGCCTTGACGATTTTTGCTGGATCGCGACCCAGGAAACCAATGTCTATGCCGGCCTCGCGGTGGCTTTGCCTTTCATCCATACGCGCCCGGGGTATTTCGCCCATGTCATTTCGGAGCTCTTGTTCTGGGTTGGGCCAGACAAGATTCTCTACGGCAGCGACTACGGCATCTGGACGCCGAAGTGGCTGATCGACAAGTTCATGGCGTTCGAAATTCCCGCGGACGTTGCCAAGGAAACCGGTTCGGTCTTGTCGATGGAGACGAAAGCCAAGATTCTCGGCCTCAATGCGGCCCGCCTCTATGGCATTGATGTCGAGGCCCAGAAGAAGAAGATCAGGTCGGGCGGGGGCTATGCCCATCTGCCCGAAGCCGTCCACGCGCCCAGGTGA
- a CDS encoding MmoB/DmpM family protein, which translates to MLQEHDNIFKSMKDITFEDTISHQCGITMNDSVEARAIADVMSRHDHITVTYMPAMIRIDGDGKMEFKMDEISEELGRVMTPHLFEISTSTHYGRMVMTDDNTVILFGDMNEMMKYIV; encoded by the coding sequence ATGTTGCAAGAGCACGACAACATCTTCAAATCGATGAAAGACATCACGTTCGAGGATACGATTTCGCACCAGTGCGGGATCACGATGAACGACAGCGTCGAGGCACGCGCCATTGCCGACGTCATGAGCCGCCACGATCATATCACGGTGACATACATGCCCGCCATGATCCGCATCGACGGCGACGGCAAGATGGAATTCAAGATGGATGAGATTTCGGAGGAGCTGGGTCGCGTCATGACTCCGCATCTTTTCGAGATTTCAACCTCGACGCATTACGGCCGCATGGTCATGACGGATGACAACACCGTTATCCTGTTTGGCGACATGAACGAGATGATGAAATACATCGTCTGA
- a CDS encoding aromatic/alkene monooxygenase hydroxylase subunit beta — protein MSAQSSRAATKPAFIKSGAAGAATFPGSDSRKYNYFEPKGRKATHYEDMTVDVQPDPERYLLQDWIISFPDGTPTYCKDWTAAKSSNWHKFRAVDQEWERTHYQRQSTICGMVQNTIENGRKSGAPARFDAAWVKILQNHLGAYKHAEFGLGTSTMQAQRYGYTQMVNNAILTNSSYKMRFAQDITLYLSEIALDLPDFDVAAGKQHWLEDPIWQGVRKSVESIMGSNDYLEQYFATNVVFESLLGELFRSGFLMQAAAAQNDFITPAVVSAAEADYERNLANTVELFHILGEDPTHGAHNIALFNKWLVKHADLALDASNRLQPIWSQPRVKVATFGDALGHAKNRIKGIATELGLQVPANLAS, from the coding sequence ATGAGCGCACAATCGAGCAGAGCGGCCACGAAGCCGGCATTCATCAAATCCGGGGCCGCGGGGGCAGCGACGTTTCCGGGTTCCGACAGTCGCAAGTACAACTACTTCGAACCCAAGGGTCGCAAGGCGACACACTACGAAGACATGACGGTCGATGTTCAGCCCGATCCCGAACGTTATCTCCTGCAGGATTGGATCATCTCCTTTCCCGACGGAACGCCGACTTATTGCAAGGATTGGACGGCGGCAAAGAGCTCCAACTGGCACAAATTCCGCGCCGTCGACCAGGAATGGGAGCGCACGCACTACCAGCGGCAGTCGACGATTTGCGGCATGGTGCAGAACACCATCGAGAACGGCCGGAAATCCGGCGCACCCGCCCGCTTCGACGCAGCCTGGGTTAAAATATTGCAGAACCATCTCGGCGCCTACAAGCACGCCGAATTCGGTCTCGGCACCTCCACCATGCAGGCGCAGCGTTATGGCTACACCCAGATGGTCAACAACGCGATCCTGACCAATTCTTCCTACAAGATGCGCTTCGCGCAGGACATCACGCTTTATCTGAGCGAGATTGCTCTCGACCTCCCGGACTTCGACGTTGCCGCCGGCAAGCAGCACTGGCTTGAGGATCCGATCTGGCAGGGCGTGCGCAAGTCGGTTGAATCAATCATGGGCTCAAATGACTACCTTGAGCAATACTTTGCGACCAACGTCGTATTCGAGTCGCTTCTCGGCGAGCTGTTCCGCTCAGGATTCCTGATGCAGGCGGCTGCGGCGCAGAACGATTTCATCACCCCTGCAGTCGTCTCCGCGGCAGAGGCGGATTATGAGCGCAATCTCGCCAACACCGTTGAACTGTTCCATATCCTTGGTGAGGATCCGACGCATGGCGCTCATAATATTGCGCTGTTCAACAAGTGGCTCGTAAAGCATGCCGATCTCGCACTTGACGCCTCAAATCGTCTGCAGCCGATCTGGTCGCAGCCACGTGTCAAGGTCGCAACATTCGGCGACGCGTTGGGGCATGCGAAGAACCGCATCAAGGGTATCGCTACCGAGCTTGGCCTGCAGGTTCCAGCTAATCTCGCATCGTAA
- a CDS encoding FAD-binding oxidoreductase, with product MMTDAQVHKVRFEPLGIEMEVEEGETVLNAAFRQGISLMHGCKEGQCGSCKSKLIDGDIELLKYSTFALPDYESDTGHVLLCRTHAYSDVSFELLNYDEDLLSRSIAVKAFDGRVAKISALTSDIRLLEIEIEMPLKFWAGQYVDLTLGNGAITRAFSMANAPSENTSLRFIIKKYPNGAFSSQLDGKLSVGDALIAKGPYGTCFRREGRLGPMLLIGGGSGMSPLWSILADHMASDEERPVRFFYGARTRADLFYLEELAAIAAQLKDFKFVPALSHADADDAWDGETGLIHEVVLRHLREEKLTGAIDAYACGPTPMIDAVLPVLQMNGVEPDHIYFDKFTPAVR from the coding sequence ATGATGACGGACGCGCAAGTTCACAAGGTTCGGTTCGAGCCGTTGGGCATCGAGATGGAAGTGGAAGAGGGCGAAACCGTGCTTAACGCGGCGTTTCGTCAGGGCATCTCGCTCATGCATGGTTGCAAGGAAGGACAATGCGGCAGCTGCAAGTCAAAGCTCATTGATGGTGACATCGAGCTGTTGAAATATTCGACCTTCGCCTTGCCCGATTACGAGAGCGATACCGGCCACGTCCTGTTGTGCCGCACGCACGCCTACAGCGACGTCAGTTTCGAATTGCTCAATTACGATGAAGATCTGCTCAGCCGTTCGATCGCGGTAAAGGCATTTGATGGCCGCGTCGCAAAGATCAGCGCGTTGACGTCCGACATCAGGCTATTGGAAATCGAAATCGAAATGCCCCTGAAATTCTGGGCCGGCCAATATGTCGATCTGACGCTTGGGAATGGCGCCATCACCCGCGCCTTTTCAATGGCGAACGCGCCCAGCGAAAACACAAGCCTGCGCTTCATCATCAAGAAATATCCAAATGGGGCGTTTTCGTCCCAACTCGATGGAAAATTGAGCGTCGGCGACGCCCTGATTGCCAAAGGGCCTTATGGAACCTGCTTCCGGCGGGAGGGGAGGCTAGGCCCCATGTTGTTGATCGGTGGCGGCTCGGGCATGTCGCCGCTTTGGTCGATCCTGGCCGATCACATGGCGAGTGATGAAGAAAGGCCTGTGCGGTTTTTCTACGGGGCCCGCACGCGCGCCGATCTATTCTACCTCGAGGAACTGGCCGCAATCGCGGCGCAGCTAAAGGACTTCAAATTTGTACCGGCGCTGTCGCACGCGGACGCGGATGACGCGTGGGACGGGGAGACGGGGCTAATCCATGAGGTCGTCCTGCGCCATTTGCGGGAAGAGAAGCTGACCGGTGCGATCGACGCCTACGCGTGTGGTCCGACGCCAATGATCGATGCCGTGTTGCCGGTCTTGCAAATGAACGGCGTCGAACCCGACCATATCTATTTCGACAAGTTTACGCCGGCGGTGCGATGA
- a CDS encoding aromatic/alkene/methane monooxygenase hydroxylase/oxygenase subunit alpha: MSASLTLNKITAQKGITIAEAASRVADLGWTPSYVQEAMTFPTDYKISKTPRDPMRQVLRSYFPMQEEKDNRVYGALDAALRGDMFRNVEPRWVEWMKLFLAIIPFPEISAARSMAMVGRLAPGEELRTGFTMQMVDELRHSTIQMNLKKWYMENYIDPAGFDITEAAFGKCYATTIGRQFAEGFLTGDAITAANVYLTVVAETAFTNTLFVAMPSEAARNGDYALPTVFLSVQSDESRHIGNGHSMLMAMINDPSNHQLLERDLKYAFWQNHAIVDAAIGTFIEYGTTNRDKNKESYAELWHRWIYEDYYRTYMLPLEKYGIKIHHDDVAAAWDRIVKKNYVHKTAQFFTVGWSVNFWRIEAQTEKDFEWFEHKYPGWYAEFGDFWKWHAKLSVPGETNILFNSEVGYVYPHRCWSCMVPCLIREDFVCDEVDGKMYTYCSEGCRWTHKVGFAAEYEGRPTPAMGRFSGRREWEDCYHGWDVADAIKDLGFVRSDGKTLIAQPHLRFEARDMWTLDHVRGHQLGSPLRGFRALSPIEREVAVADYRKGFKINPCH, encoded by the coding sequence ATGTCTGCAAGTCTGACGCTAAATAAGATTACAGCCCAGAAAGGCATCACCATTGCCGAAGCGGCAAGCCGCGTCGCCGATCTCGGCTGGACGCCAAGCTACGTCCAGGAAGCGATGACCTTCCCCACCGACTACAAAATCTCGAAGACGCCGCGCGACCCGATGAGACAGGTTCTGCGGTCGTATTTCCCCATGCAGGAAGAGAAGGACAACCGCGTTTACGGCGCGTTGGACGCGGCCTTGCGCGGCGATATGTTCCGCAACGTCGAGCCGCGGTGGGTCGAGTGGATGAAGCTGTTTCTGGCGATCATCCCGTTCCCGGAAATCTCGGCGGCGCGTTCGATGGCAATGGTCGGTCGGTTGGCGCCCGGCGAGGAGCTGCGCACCGGGTTTACCATGCAGATGGTCGACGAGCTCCGGCACTCGACGATTCAGATGAACCTCAAAAAATGGTACATGGAGAACTATATCGATCCCGCCGGGTTCGATATTACGGAAGCTGCGTTCGGCAAATGCTACGCCACCACCATCGGCCGTCAGTTCGCTGAAGGCTTCCTGACCGGTGACGCCATCACCGCCGCCAACGTCTATCTGACGGTGGTTGCGGAAACCGCATTCACCAACACGCTGTTCGTGGCGATGCCGTCGGAGGCCGCGCGCAACGGCGACTATGCGTTGCCGACGGTGTTCCTGTCGGTGCAGTCGGATGAATCGCGCCATATCGGCAACGGTCACTCGATGTTGATGGCCATGATCAACGATCCGTCGAACCATCAGTTGCTGGAGCGCGATCTGAAATATGCATTCTGGCAGAATCACGCGATTGTCGATGCCGCGATCGGGACCTTCATTGAATACGGCACGACGAACCGCGACAAGAACAAGGAATCCTATGCCGAACTCTGGCATCGCTGGATTTACGAAGACTATTATCGGACCTACATGCTGCCGCTCGAGAAGTACGGCATCAAGATCCATCACGACGACGTCGCCGCCGCCTGGGATCGGATCGTTAAGAAAAACTACGTCCACAAGACCGCGCAGTTCTTCACGGTCGGCTGGTCGGTGAATTTCTGGCGCATCGAAGCCCAGACCGAAAAGGACTTCGAGTGGTTCGAGCACAAGTATCCAGGCTGGTACGCCGAGTTCGGCGACTTCTGGAAATGGCATGCCAAACTCAGCGTTCCCGGCGAAACCAACATTCTCTTCAACAGCGAGGTGGGCTATGTGTACCCGCACCGGTGCTGGAGCTGCATGGTTCCCTGCCTGATTCGCGAAGACTTCGTTTGTGACGAAGTCGACGGCAAGATGTACACCTATTGCTCGGAAGGCTGCCGCTGGACCCACAAGGTGGGCTTTGCCGCCGAGTACGAAGGTCGCCCCACCCCAGCGATGGGCCGCTTCAGCGGTCGCCGTGAATGGGAGGACTGCTACCACGGCTGGGATGTTGCCGACGCGATCAAGGACCTCGGATTCGTTCGGTCTGACGGCAAAACCCTCATCGCGCAGCCGCATCTGCGCTTTGAGGCCAGGGACATGTGGACGCTGGATCATGTGCGCGGACACCAGCTTGGCAGCCCGCTCCGCGGATTCCGCGCGCTCTCGCCGATCGAGCGTGAGGTCGCGGTGGCCGATTATCGCAAGGGCTTCAAGATCAATCCTTGTCACTGA
- a CDS encoding NAD(P)-dependent alcohol dehydrogenase yields MKAAVLHAFDEKLTAKEFVKYEDVTDPKITRPADVIVRVGGAGVCRTDLHIVEGIWRSKVDVKLPYIMGHENAGWVEAIGPGVEGVKVGDSVICHPLVTSGHCLACRRGDDMHALDSSFPGINANGGYAQYLLTGQRSLIKLPKSLAPKDVAPYTDAGLTAYRAAKKASRHLLPGEYVVVIGAGGLGHIGIQVLAALCAAEIIVVDRADKSLELAKKCGAHHLVKADANEVEAVLALTGGRGAEAVIDFVGEGDAIAKGLSMTANGGYYYIVGYGGKIELPTLDMITTEKTIVGNLVGTYAELVELMALADRGLVNLYTKEYKLNQANDALHDLHHGHIHGRAVLIP; encoded by the coding sequence ATGAAAGCCGCGGTGCTCCATGCGTTTGACGAAAAGCTGACGGCAAAAGAGTTCGTCAAATATGAAGATGTGACAGATCCAAAGATTACGCGCCCGGCAGATGTGATCGTGCGGGTCGGTGGCGCGGGCGTTTGCCGTACAGACCTGCATATCGTCGAAGGCATTTGGCGCAGCAAGGTTGACGTAAAACTTCCCTACATCATGGGTCACGAAAATGCCGGCTGGGTCGAGGCGATCGGGCCCGGCGTCGAAGGCGTAAAAGTTGGCGACAGCGTCATCTGTCATCCGCTGGTGACTAGCGGACATTGTCTCGCATGCCGGCGGGGCGACGACATGCACGCACTGGACAGTTCGTTTCCCGGCATCAACGCCAACGGCGGTTACGCGCAATACCTGCTGACGGGCCAGCGCTCTCTCATCAAGTTACCCAAGTCGCTGGCGCCGAAGGATGTCGCCCCCTATACCGACGCCGGCCTGACGGCTTATCGCGCTGCCAAGAAAGCGTCGCGACATCTTTTGCCGGGCGAATACGTCGTGGTGATCGGCGCCGGCGGTCTCGGACATATCGGAATTCAGGTGCTCGCGGCGCTCTGTGCGGCCGAGATCATTGTTGTCGACCGCGCCGACAAGTCGCTTGAACTCGCCAAGAAATGCGGCGCTCATCATCTCGTGAAAGCCGACGCCAACGAAGTCGAGGCGGTGTTGGCGCTGACCGGCGGGCGCGGCGCCGAAGCCGTGATTGATTTCGTCGGCGAGGGCGACGCGATTGCCAAAGGACTGTCGATGACCGCGAACGGCGGTTACTACTACATCGTGGGTTACGGCGGCAAGATCGAGTTGCCGACCCTCGACATGATCACGACGGAAAAGACCATCGTCGGCAATCTGGTCGGCACCTACGCCGAACTGGTCGAGCTGATGGCGCTCGCGGATCGCGGTCTCGTCAATCTCTACACCAAAGAATACAAATTGAACCAGGCCAACGATGCTCTGCACGACTTGCACCATGGCCACATCCATGGGCGCGCGGTTCTGATCCCATAA
- a CDS encoding sigma-54-dependent Fis family transcriptional regulator has protein sequence MLTASRRVENAWMTLEQRGAPPAELLSADIYDSWMRCISFGLDTLRPPAPEFVSPAILRQEQQRCSLVRGLALAEMHTLHQQIAGSNFMIAFANPDGLLLDIISDPSFSDASNAASIRPGTIWKESICGTNGLGTAAHLKRPIVVHGRDHFFSRYNNLTCIAAPIFAPDGELAGILDASSDCVSRQAHTQALVAMAATQIENGLFREHHRGNILIAFHNRGEYLHTLSAGLLAVDNEGKILAANRAAGILLHGLPASPGRRFADVFRTKFSTYLDEGRRKERQRLEDDVGSQFVSTIENTRQFPMIQGVSRPRPPLPKEVAPQFVSDDPTVAAVVRRVETAAARKMPILIRGETGTGKEQLARHAHVASGRTGAFVPVNCAALPDSLIEAELFGYAEGAFTGAKKGGAGGLFKEADGGTLFLDEIGDMPVTLQAVLLRFLDDWTVRPVGGVKRQVDVLLVSATNANLDESIAKGRFRSDLLFRLNTLEVTLSPLRERSDFAKIARHLIEKIDPSGDLTESAIDRLAERNWEGNIRELRNILSRLSLAEPGHLIDETSVDNLLGPACGERHPERVSGSDGLKHSLHEVQRALVLTAYAETGNNISKTARRLGVSRNTIYRALRDKQS, from the coding sequence ATGCTGACTGCCAGCCGGCGCGTCGAGAATGCGTGGATGACGCTCGAGCAGCGCGGGGCGCCGCCGGCGGAACTTCTATCGGCCGATATCTATGACAGCTGGATGCGCTGTATTTCGTTCGGCCTCGACACGCTGCGCCCGCCGGCGCCCGAGTTCGTCAGTCCCGCAATCCTACGCCAGGAACAACAGCGTTGTTCGCTGGTCCGTGGCCTCGCGCTCGCTGAGATGCACACGCTGCATCAGCAGATCGCCGGTTCCAACTTCATGATTGCGTTTGCGAACCCGGACGGCTTGCTGCTCGACATCATATCCGATCCGAGCTTCAGCGACGCTTCGAACGCAGCGAGCATTCGTCCAGGTACTATTTGGAAGGAAAGCATTTGCGGCACCAACGGCCTTGGCACCGCAGCGCATCTCAAACGACCGATCGTCGTGCACGGGCGCGATCACTTTTTTTCGCGCTATAACAATCTTACCTGCATCGCCGCCCCGATCTTCGCGCCTGATGGCGAGTTGGCCGGAATACTGGATGCGTCATCGGATTGCGTATCGAGGCAGGCTCACACCCAGGCGCTCGTCGCCATGGCGGCGACGCAGATCGAGAACGGGCTATTCCGCGAACATCATCGCGGAAATATCCTGATCGCGTTCCACAATCGCGGCGAATATTTGCACACGTTGAGCGCGGGCCTGCTGGCCGTCGACAATGAGGGCAAGATACTCGCTGCGAACAGAGCCGCGGGCATCTTGTTGCACGGTTTGCCTGCCTCGCCCGGGCGTCGCTTCGCCGACGTCTTTCGTACGAAATTCAGCACGTATCTCGATGAAGGCCGGCGCAAGGAACGCCAGCGCCTTGAAGATGACGTCGGCAGCCAGTTTGTCTCGACAATCGAGAACACGCGCCAGTTCCCGATGATTCAGGGAGTTTCCAGACCTCGGCCCCCGCTGCCGAAAGAGGTCGCCCCGCAATTCGTATCCGATGATCCGACGGTCGCGGCAGTTGTGCGACGGGTCGAGACTGCAGCAGCCCGCAAAATGCCGATCCTGATCCGCGGCGAGACTGGTACCGGCAAGGAGCAACTCGCCCGCCATGCCCATGTCGCCAGCGGACGGACCGGCGCCTTCGTCCCCGTCAATTGCGCCGCGCTCCCCGATAGCCTGATCGAAGCCGAGCTGTTCGGGTACGCCGAGGGCGCTTTTACCGGCGCCAAAAAAGGCGGCGCTGGTGGATTATTCAAAGAGGCAGACGGCGGCACCCTGTTCCTCGACGAAATCGGCGATATGCCGGTGACGCTGCAAGCCGTGCTGCTGCGCTTTCTGGATGATTGGACGGTCCGTCCGGTCGGCGGCGTCAAACGCCAGGTCGATGTTCTCCTGGTGTCCGCCACGAACGCCAATCTCGACGAATCCATTGCAAAGGGCCGCTTCCGATCCGACCTCCTGTTTCGCCTCAACACGCTCGAGGTGACGTTGTCACCGCTGCGCGAACGTTCGGATTTCGCCAAGATTGCACGCCATCTGATCGAGAAGATTGATCCTTCCGGGGACTTGACCGAAAGCGCAATCGATCGACTGGCCGAACGGAATTGGGAAGGCAATATCCGCGAATTGCGCAACATCCTCTCAAGATTATCGCTGGCCGAGCCGGGACATCTGATCGATGAAACGTCAGTCGACAACCTTCTCGGGCCTGCCTGCGGCGAGCGGCACCCTGAAAGGGTGTCCGGCAGCGACGGACTCAAACACAGCTTGCATGAGGTTCAGCGTGCCCTTGTGCTGACCGCGTATGCGGAAACCGGCAACAACATCAGCAAGACCGCGCGACGGCTGGGCGTGTCGCGCAATACGATCTATCGCGCCCTCCGTGACAAGCAGAGCTAA